The nucleotide sequence GGTATTCCTTCAAGTATAAATACAGATTAATCACCGGGGTCGTACTATCCTTTTTTGTGTCCATACTCAATGGAGCCTCTCTCACTAGTGTTATTCCGATATTCAACGCGATCGGAAAAGGCGGAAAAGCCGACTTCCAAATTTCACTCACCAAAAAAGAAAGTATCGCACTAAAAGATAGGGAAGAGGGAAAAGAATTAGAAGCCATCCAAAAGATAGAGGCCCTATCCGCAGATATTAAGATCAAAACCAACTATTATCTAACTACTCTTCCGAAAGACCAGCTCGTTTTACTTTTTTGTTTATTCATCTTTCCCATCTATCTGGCAAAACTCTTATTCTTAACAGGCGCTGTCTATTGCATCAACTCCGGAGGATATCTAGCCGTCAGAGATCTTCGATTAGAACTTTATTCTAAAGCTCAAGAACTTCCGCTCAACCATTTCGTACAAGAGAAGACCGGGATCTTTATGAGCCGCATCGTAAACGATGTGGAAGTCCTGGCCAAGCTGATCAGTTCGGATCTGAAAGATGCGATCGTGGATTTTTTCTACATACTCACGCATTTACTTATTCTCCTTTTCTTAAGTTGGGAAATGTTTATCGCCGTTCTGGTTGTGGTCCCATTGATCATGGGCCCTGTGACTTCCTTTGCCGATCGGATCAGAAAAGCGACGCGTAACCAACAGGAAAGATTATCAGCGTTAAACGGTCATTTACAGGAAGTCATCTCGGGTATACGTGTTATACGCGCATTCTCGATGGAAAAAACGGAAGCGGGAAGATTCTGGGACATCAATAACGATCTTTCCGAAAAAACGTTCAAAGGGCATTTTTATCATCAGATCGGTCCGTCTTTAGTGGAACTTTCCAGCTCGATCGTTGCAGTGATATTTTTGGCTTTCGGCGCTTATTTGATCGAACTGGAAAAGCTGACCTTAGGTCATTTTATGATCTTCTTCTTAACTTTGGTATTTTTGACCAGACCTTTTAAGCAAATGGGAATGTTATCCAACTCCATCCAAAGTGCGGTTGCGGCAGGGACCAGAGTGTTCGAAATGTTGGATAGCGAAACGGATGTAAAAAATTCTCCGAATCCTATCTATCCTAAAAAACTTTCCAAAGAATTAAAATTCGATTCGGTAGGTTATACCTATCCCGGAGCAAAAAGTCCTGCATTGTCCGACTTAAATCTTTCCATCCAAAAAGGATCCACGATTGCGTTAGTCGGCTCTTCTGGGGCCGGAAAATCCACTTTGGTAGATCTTGTACCGCGATTGATCGATCCGACCGAAGGCTCCATTACCTGGGATGGAATGGATCTTAGGAATTTAGACCTGGCTTCTTTAAGAAAAAAGATCTCCATCGTGAACCAACAGGTATTCTTATTTAACGGAAGCATCCGAGAAAATATCTGCTATGGAACGGAGAATGTTACGGAAGAAAGAATGAGAGAAGTTGCAGAACTCGCCTTCGCGACCGAGTTTATCCTTTCTTTCGAAGACGGCTTCGATACCGTAGTGGGAGAAAGAGGAGTCATGTTATCCGGAGGCCAAAGGCAAAGGATCTCCATCGCAAGAGCATTATTGAATAATCCTGAAATCCTGATCTTGGACGAGGCCACTTCCGCGTTAGACACCGAATCGGAAAGAGTGGTCCAACAAGCGCTTGAATCCTTATACAAAAATAGGACCGTCATCATTATCGCTCATAGACTCTCCACAGTTCAGATCGCAGATACTATTTTTACTATGGAAGGTGGAAAAGTGGTAGAATCAGGATCTCACTCGGAATTGATCCGCTTGGACGGAAAGTATAAGAAATTGTACGAGATGCAGTTCGCAGAATCTCCGGTTTAAGAAAAAAGAATATGATTTCTTTTGGGAAGATCCTCTCTTTTCCGATCTTATTTTTACTCAGCCTGGTTTATAGGATCTTATTTTTTTTTGATAGAAGTTTAAAGAAAAAAAGAACTCTCTCTTCTTCCATAACGATTAGTATCGGGAATTTTAGCGTGGGTGGAACAGGCAAAACACCTTTTACACTTCATCTAGCAAAATTACTCCATTCTAATTTTCCGAAAATCCCAATCGTGATCTTAAGCAGAGGATACGGTTCTTCCGGAAAGGGAACCCGAAGAGTCACTAATAATTCTCTTCCGTCCGACGTGGGGGACGAACCTCTTCTATTAAAAAAGAATCTTCCTTTTGTAGAAGTGTATGTGGGAAGTAACAGGTTCGACTCTTACCAACAATACAGATCTGAAAACAAAATCCCGAACGATCAAAAGGTATTTGTATTACTGGATGACGGATTCCAACACCATGCTTTACAGAGGGACTTAGATTTGGTTTTATTGGACTGTACCAATCTTTCCAAAATGGAATTCTTACTTCCTCTAGGTTTATTAAGGGAATCTTATAATTCGGTATCTAGGGCAAATTTTTTAGTAGCATCCAAGTATTCGGAAGAATTGGAAAGTTCCCTTTCGAATTGGATCCGAAAATACAAACCTTCTCGAACCTTAAGATTTAGATTTTCGCCCCAAATATTAGTTCCACTTTCCCCGGGATCATCCGAGCGATCCGTCAGGGATTTAACCGGAAAATCCGTATTTGGCTTTGCAGGTTTGGGAAATCCAGGCTCGTTCTTTTCTTCCTTACAAAATCAAAATCCTTCCGAGCTAAAAACCAAATCCTATCCGGATCATTATTCTTATACGAAGGACGATATAACCCGGATCTCGGAGAACACTTCCAACCAAGATTACATTGTCTGCACGGAAAAAGACGGAGTAAAGATCTCTTCACTCATAGAAACCGATAAAAATTTTTCAAAATGGTTTTATCTTAAATTAGAAACCGTTCTGGAAAACGAATCCGAATTGATAAGCTCGGTCCGCAGTTTCATCTAATTGGCTAAAAAGACTTTCTCTTTTCCTTAAAAATAGTCTAATCCTCACTCTTTCTTGTTTACAGGTAGGAATATAAAGAATAGAAATAAATTTTTTATTAATATCCGAAACTGTTAATGAAGAAGGTTGAATGAAGTCCAAGTTCCTATTTCTATTCTTATTATTCCTGCCTGTAGTTCTATTTGCCGAGGCCCAAGCCGTATATTTACGTAGCGGCCAAATATTACATGGAGATGTCGTCAACCAAACCGCAACCTATATCGATCTGAAATTACAAAACGGGGAAACGAAACGTATCCAAAAGGAGAATATCTTAAGGATATCTTATAGAGAACCGCAAAAGGAAGAACCTAAAAAGACCGAACCGGTAACTGCCGTGGAAAAACAAGAGCCCAAAAAGGAAGAACCGGCTATCGTCTTTCCTCCCTCGATCGTGAAAGTAGCCAAAAGAGCGGTTAGAAATCCATTAGAAAGACATTATGTAGATATTTATTTAGGTGCTGGAAGCGGAACCTTCTCGCCCCAAACCGTAGATTTTTACTATAAATATCAGAACATAAGAAGTTTATTCATCGATGCGACCCCTTTTTATTTAGCCGGAAGCCCGAACCGTACTGCGGGCACATCCGTATCAGCGGGGATCAATTATAAATTCAAAAAATTCTCCTTAGAAGCAGTGGGAATGGAAATAAATACTTCCACAAGTTCCAAAAACCTAGGACCGGAAGGAGATCCGATCGTGGTTTATGGATCTTATCCCGAACAAATGAAGGCGGCTTTTTTTAAAGGATCTTATTCCGCGCTTTCGAGGTCCAATTTCGAGTTGTATCCGAGTATAGGTTATATCCGAACTTGGAATAGAACCAAAGATTCACATTCACAGGTATTTCAGCCGGATAGCGTGGGTGGAAAATCCAATTTCCAAGCTTCTGAAAGTTTGATCGGGACATCCGTTGGAATCGGTTTTGCTTATTTGTTCGGTTCTAAATTCGAGGTACGGCCTGAATTCGAAACCTTAACGATGAAAGGTTCCCAGTCGATCCACCAGGATTATACCGCTATATTTTTAGCGCCCCCTTTCACCCTCTTTGTACTTCCTGCGGACTATAGTTTTGACTGGAAGGCAAAAGGAACTCACACTTCATTAAAGCTGAGTTATTTTTGGAAAATGGGGATCGGTTTTTTTATAAAATATGATTCTTATCAATGGAAATATTCCCTACAAGACGGAAGTTTTCCGATCACACTTTCTCTGGATTCCGATCCTCCTACTTTGTCGGAACTTGTAAGTTGGAATTTCAGCCAGAAGTTACTTGCGCAAACTATAAATGCCACAGGTAAGGCGACTTCGATACAATTCGGAGTTTCTAAAACCCTGAACTTCGGACCCGAAGAAAATTATTAACCGAAGAGCAATTTCACTATGTAGTATTTGTTATAAGATAACCGCTCTTAGATTTCGGAGCTGTCAATTTATTGCTTGAATCTTGTCTTCATCTCAAGGATTCTTTCCCAGAGTTCAAGTGGTAAGTGAGATCGGATCCGGGATGCGAAGACTAAAAAATAAGGTAAGAGCGGCAATTTTCTTCGGATGTATGATATTCTCGCTAACTTCCGTCCATCCTAACGATCAAGTCATCTATATGAAAGACGGAAGAGTGATCACTGCGGAGATCGTTTCTCAAACCGCATTTAAAGTGGTAATCAAACTTCCAGACGGATCCACAAAAGAGATCTCAAAACAAGATATCAAAAGGATTGCATTTAAAGAAGCCAAAACCCCGGAACCAAAAGACAAAACTCCTGTTGGACCTCCTACACCCGCTCCCGAAGAGGTTGTAAAACAACAGGAAGAAGAATCCAAAAAACAAGCCGTCTTAGATGAAAAAACGGAAAAAAGAAAAAAACAAATCGAAGAAGCAAAACGAAATCGTTTAGAAATTTTTCTTGGCACTGGATCCGGAACCGTAAACTTCCAAGGCGCGAATTTTTACGACCAAGTGATCGCGGTTGGAAGTAGTATAGGCCAAGACAGCGGTAAATTCGAATATTCGTTAGAACCGAAACCCAAAAGCGGAAAGGCCGGTTCATTTGAAGTCAGATACTCTTGGAATCGATATGTGGGGGAAATAGGCGCAAGTTCCGCTACATCCTCTGCGACCCAAAGTATTTTCGGATTAGACGGCCCAAGTGGCGGCACATACCCGAAATTTATCCAAGGAAATTATGATGTTTCCATGAAACATGTTTTCGGAAATTTCTCTTACTCGGTATACCCGCATCCTAAATACGATGTGCGCCCCGTTATCGGATACCACCAGTTCTGGTCAAAAACGGAGAACTTTAATTCGACGATCTTCGGAACGGGAACTGCTCCGGCATTTACGGAACAATATTTCGGGATCGTTCCTACTTCCGCCTCAGAAGTCCTAAAAGGATATTCCTTCGGAGTACAATACGACTTAAAAGTAGGTGGATTCGAGATCCGGACCGGTTTACATATTCTTAAATTGCAGGGTTTCGGGACCTACGATCGAAATATTTATGCTTACGCTCCATTATCATTCGATTCCCAATCTAACGGCATACAGACATACAATAAATGGATCGCAAATGGAGCCTTATTGGATATTAGATTGGTCTATCCTTGGAAATACGGGATCGGCTTTTGGTTCGGTTTGAATTCGATGAACTGGACTTATACCATATCCGATTCCTCTCTATCGATCAAGAACGAAAACGTATCGGACAGTAACCCGGCCCAAGATGCTGTCCTAGGAAAACTACTTTTCGAATCTTTGGTCGGCCCAGGCGCTCTCAAAGAAACAAAAGCCACAACGATCCAGATCGGCGCCACGTACTCGTACGACTTCAACAAATAAGATACAAATTTTTTTCATCCTAGTCCGTTTTTAAATCGGAAAACAAATATTAAGAACTCGAATATTATACCGGGAAATCGCGTCTAATTTCTCTGAATATGTTCTATCCGAAACGAATTTTCGTTTTAAGCCTATTTGTTCTCTTCCCTTTAAATATGTTCGCCGAAATCCAATACGTTTACATGAAAGACGGAAGGATACTTAAAGGAGAAGTTCTTCACCAAAGTGCCTTCAAGATCAGATTTAAAAGTACCGAAGGAAAAGAAGAAGAAATACTGAAATCCGCAATCCGTAGAATTACATTCAAAAATCCTGATATAAAAGAACCGACTAGACAAGAAAAGATCGAAAAAACTGATCCTGTACTCGAAACAAAATTAAAGGCAGAAGAAGAGGAAAGGCGAAAGAAATTAGAGGAGGAAAATCTCAAACAAAAGGAAGAATTAAAGATCGCTCAAAAAGATAACCCTTCTACACTTTCGAATCGTCATACTTTCGAAATTTCGGGAGGAATAGGGAGAAGCAGTTATGAAAGCCAGGTCGCCAATTTCCATAGAGGAGTGGAACAATATGCCACCCTCTTAGGTAATCGAGGAGGATTTTTCTATAATTCTCCGGATCGAAAAGATTCGGACGCAAAAACTATTAATCTAAGGTATACTTGGAAACGTATTATTGGAGAGTTTGGCGGGTCCCATTTAAACTCTTTGGAATCGGTAAATAATTTCGGGAATATCGTATATCCGGATCTTTCGGGGGTAACGGTCTCACAGGCCGCATTTAGTCCTGGTGTTCCCCATCATCAAATCAGCTATAAGCAGGTATACGCTCAAATTTCCTATAACGTATTTTCTAAAGCAGGATTCGAAGTCCGGCCTATATTAGGTTACCATAAAGTTTGGCAGAAGGGAAAAGACGATTCTACTTACGAAATCTCTCCCAAAGATCCTGCAAATACGAATACTATAGATTGGGTTATAAAATATGGGACAGGTTTCAGTGATTATTTAAGCGGTCCTTCTTTCGGAGCGACGATAGAATACAAATGGAAGGAGAAATGGGAGACAAGGTGGGAATTACAAAAACAATTCCTTCATGGAAATTCCGTCTATACACGAGACCAAATTGCCTTCCTTGCCGGTAGCTTTTTCGAAAACAGAGCCGCCTTGAACAACCAATGGAGGGTGGATTCTCAATCGATTTCAGGAAAGTTAATCTACCATTGGAGAGATTCGGTCTTCTTCTGGACAGGATTCCAATATTCCAAACTCTCTTATAAGATGGAACACTTCGGAGGGGATCTAGATTTAAACGGGAGTCCTATAAACGCCTATGTAAGTTTAGAATTGATCCAATCATTAACCCAGGGCCTTGCAGGAAATTCCACCGCAAAGGCAATCTATGTGGGAGCGGGATATTCTCTCGACTTCTCTAAAAAACAAACTCAATGAAGTAAACCGCAAACTATACAATCTTTACGTCTGAAAGTGGAGATAGTCCTGAACTCCATTGATCTGGAATCTACCTGTAAAATCCTGCCGAATAAACCCGACTCTCTCTCGAAATCACTTAATAATAATTGAATGCATTCCGTGGCCTGAATCGTGCCGATCATCCCCGCCATACTGCCTATTACTCCGGCATCCGCACAAGAAGGCACATGTTCCGGAGGCGGAGGATCCTCATACACACATCTAAAACAAGCATCCTTACCTGGACGAACTCCCATCACCATTCCATCAAAACGAAGTACACCCGCAGTGATAAAAGGGATCTTCTCTCGAACACATGTATCGTTCGTTAAAAACTTGGTATCGAAATTATCGGAACCTTCCAAGACCAAATCCGATCCGCTCAGCAGGTCCTTCGCATTCTCTACGTTAAGTCTTGCTTGTATACCTTCTACCCTTATATAAGGATTTAAAGATCTAAGATTTTCGGAAGAAGCTTCCGATTTGGATCTTCCTATATCAGAATGTTTGAATATGATTTGCCTTTGTAGATTGGTGGTCTCAACGATATCGGAGTCTATGATCCTGATATTTCCGACTCCAGCGGCCCCTAAATATAACAAAGCCGGAGATCCAAGACCCCCGGCTCCAATTACCGTAACAACGGATTTTTTGAGTTTTTCCTGACCGCTACGTTTAACTTCGTTTAAAAGAATATTCCGAGAATAACGACTCAGTTCCTCCGGACTCAACACCGAAAAAAAGGATTAACCCTTTAACTTTTTAGTAAGAACGTTTAAGAAGTCGGAAACAAACTCGTCTGATCTGCGGTTTTTGTCCGCAAACTCAAGAGCTTCTTTCGCAGCGTCTTCCGCCTTCTCATTTTTGATCACGATGTTCAGGATAGAAACAAGAGCGGTGTAGACGATATCTCCATTGTCGGAGCTGATCACTTTGTTTTTTAAAGCGATAGTCGAATCACCGGCTTCTCCGATTTGGCCCAGAGCAATCCCCGCAGGAACAGCAACTTTAGGGTCGTTCGAACGGTTCAGAAGATTGATCAATTCCGGAACTGCGGACTTTTCTTTTTTATCTCCCAAATAAAGGGAAGCTTCGATTTTTTCCTGATCGGATCCGCTGGAGAGCGCCTTAATATGATCTTCCGTACTTTTTTCGGCAGAAACCGAAACAGTAAAAATAAGAGTGGCGAGTATTGCGAGCGAAATGACGCTTTTTTTCATGATCTCCTCCTGTAACGGAGGAATTTTCTCTTAAGAGCCAAGATCGTCAACCCAAATAAATGAATCGTAGGAATCGCTCGGCCATTTGATGATGGATTCGGAATGCAGTTCAGTCTTCCCGAAATCCGTCCCAAAGAATGGATCCAAAGAATAAAAGAGGAATTTTTTCCACCACGAATCTTGGATAAGTATGTATTCTCCGAGTTCATAAAAATATTTATCGGGGCCCTAATCACTTTGGGATTTTTGGCCTTAATGTCCTCTTATAGCGATATCAAGGGAGACATGGCTTCTTCCAAAGGGGGAAAGATCCACGGTTGGCTTTTTATCCTTTTCCGACTCCCCCAGATGCTCATCCAGTACATCATGAACATCGCGATACTTTTCTCCGTTTCTTTCACTGTGGGGCAGTTCTCTGCAAACAAAGAATTGGTGGCGATGATGGCTGCAGGGATCTCATTCCGGAGGATTGTAGCCCCGATCGTAGCATTTAGTTGTGTACTTTGGTTTGCAGCATTCTTCTTAAAACAAACAGTTGTAGCTCCATTAAACGCAAGAGCCAACGAAGAACACAAAATGTTAAAAGAAGGAGACCAAAACACGTTAGTCGGAGTGGTCTACCAAAAACATTTCAAAGGGCAAGAAGGATTTTATTATATTTATTATTACGATACTAAGGAAGAAGAGATCAAAGGTGGATTTAATTATATCTGTCTAACCAAGGAGCAGACTCCTGATTATCTTTTAGTAGCCCAAAGAGCAAAATTCGATTATCAAAAAGGAGTTTGGATCTTAAAAGGTGTAGAAGAAACCAAATTCGACGACGATTTACAAGTGGTCTCCGTACAAAA is from Leptospira sp. WS58.C1 and encodes:
- a CDS encoding LA_0442/LA_0875 N-terminal domain-containing protein; translated protein: MRRLKNKVRAAIFFGCMIFSLTSVHPNDQVIYMKDGRVITAEIVSQTAFKVVIKLPDGSTKEISKQDIKRIAFKEAKTPEPKDKTPVGPPTPAPEEVVKQQEEESKKQAVLDEKTEKRKKQIEEAKRNRLEIFLGTGSGTVNFQGANFYDQVIAVGSSIGQDSGKFEYSLEPKPKSGKAGSFEVRYSWNRYVGEIGASSATSSATQSIFGLDGPSGGTYPKFIQGNYDVSMKHVFGNFSYSVYPHPKYDVRPVIGYHQFWSKTENFNSTIFGTGTAPAFTEQYFGIVPTSASEVLKGYSFGVQYDLKVGGFEIRTGLHILKLQGFGTYDRNIYAYAPLSFDSQSNGIQTYNKWIANGALLDIRLVYPWKYGIGFWFGLNSMNWTYTISDSSLSIKNENVSDSNPAQDAVLGKLLFESLVGPGALKETKATTIQIGATYSYDFNK
- a CDS encoding LptF/LptG family permease: MQFSLPEIRPKEWIQRIKEEFFPPRILDKYVFSEFIKIFIGALITLGFLALMSSYSDIKGDMASSKGGKIHGWLFILFRLPQMLIQYIMNIAILFSVSFTVGQFSANKELVAMMAAGISFRRIVAPIVAFSCVLWFAAFFLKQTVVAPLNARANEEHKMLKEGDQNTLVGVVYQKHFKGQEGFYYIYYYDTKEEEIKGGFNYICLTKEQTPDYLLVAQRAKFDYQKGVWILKGVEETKFDDDLQVVSVQKFTEKEYTLPEKPDYFKKLKGSVEEMNFFELSEEKENRIRKGLSYGDVDIAKHTLFAEPLLIVVLTLVGCASGFFTKRMAIVSSLGVSIGVALLYMVMDPSFKSLGENEVIPIWLASWITPILFLSGLYVVYKRLKV
- a CDS encoding HEAT repeat domain-containing protein, producing the protein MKKSVISLAILATLIFTVSVSAEKSTEDHIKALSSGSDQEKIEASLYLGDKKEKSAVPELINLLNRSNDPKVAVPAGIALGQIGEAGDSTIALKNKVISSDNGDIVYTALVSILNIVIKNEKAEDAAKEALEFADKNRRSDEFVSDFLNVLTKKLKG
- the lpxK gene encoding tetraacyldisaccharide 4'-kinase, which codes for MISFGKILSFPILFLLSLVYRILFFFDRSLKKKRTLSSSITISIGNFSVGGTGKTPFTLHLAKLLHSNFPKIPIVILSRGYGSSGKGTRRVTNNSLPSDVGDEPLLLKKNLPFVEVYVGSNRFDSYQQYRSENKIPNDQKVFVLLDDGFQHHALQRDLDLVLLDCTNLSKMEFLLPLGLLRESYNSVSRANFLVASKYSEELESSLSNWIRKYKPSRTLRFRFSPQILVPLSPGSSERSVRDLTGKSVFGFAGLGNPGSFFSSLQNQNPSELKTKSYPDHYSYTKDDITRISENTSNQDYIVCTEKDGVKISSLIETDKNFSKWFYLKLETVLENESELISSVRSFI
- a CDS encoding HesA/MoeB/ThiF family protein translates to MLSPEELSRYSRNILLNEVKRSGQEKLKKSVVTVIGAGGLGSPALLYLGAAGVGNIRIIDSDIVETTNLQRQIIFKHSDIGRSKSEASSENLRSLNPYIRVEGIQARLNVENAKDLLSGSDLVLEGSDNFDTKFLTNDTCVREKIPFITAGVLRFDGMVMGVRPGKDACFRCVYEDPPPPEHVPSCADAGVIGSMAGMIGTIQATECIQLLLSDFERESGLFGRILQVDSRSMEFRTISTFRRKDCIVCGLLH
- a CDS encoding ABC transporter ATP-binding protein, with the protein product MNVYRRLLGYSFKYKYRLITGVVLSFFVSILNGASLTSVIPIFNAIGKGGKADFQISLTKKESIALKDREEGKELEAIQKIEALSADIKIKTNYYLTTLPKDQLVLLFCLFIFPIYLAKLLFLTGAVYCINSGGYLAVRDLRLELYSKAQELPLNHFVQEKTGIFMSRIVNDVEVLAKLISSDLKDAIVDFFYILTHLLILLFLSWEMFIAVLVVVPLIMGPVTSFADRIRKATRNQQERLSALNGHLQEVISGIRVIRAFSMEKTEAGRFWDINNDLSEKTFKGHFYHQIGPSLVELSSSIVAVIFLAFGAYLIELEKLTLGHFMIFFLTLVFLTRPFKQMGMLSNSIQSAVAAGTRVFEMLDSETDVKNSPNPIYPKKLSKELKFDSVGYTYPGAKSPALSDLNLSIQKGSTIALVGSSGAGKSTLVDLVPRLIDPTEGSITWDGMDLRNLDLASLRKKISIVNQQVFLFNGSIRENICYGTENVTEERMREVAELAFATEFILSFEDGFDTVVGERGVMLSGGQRQRISIARALLNNPEILILDEATSALDTESERVVQQALESLYKNRTVIIIAHRLSTVQIADTIFTMEGGKVVESGSHSELIRLDGKYKKLYEMQFAESPV
- a CDS encoding LA_0442/LA_0875 N-terminal domain-containing protein encodes the protein MKSKFLFLFLLFLPVVLFAEAQAVYLRSGQILHGDVVNQTATYIDLKLQNGETKRIQKENILRISYREPQKEEPKKTEPVTAVEKQEPKKEEPAIVFPPSIVKVAKRAVRNPLERHYVDIYLGAGSGTFSPQTVDFYYKYQNIRSLFIDATPFYLAGSPNRTAGTSVSAGINYKFKKFSLEAVGMEINTSTSSKNLGPEGDPIVVYGSYPEQMKAAFFKGSYSALSRSNFELYPSIGYIRTWNRTKDSHSQVFQPDSVGGKSNFQASESLIGTSVGIGFAYLFGSKFEVRPEFETLTMKGSQSIHQDYTAIFLAPPFTLFVLPADYSFDWKAKGTHTSLKLSYFWKMGIGFFIKYDSYQWKYSLQDGSFPITLSLDSDPPTLSELVSWNFSQKLLAQTINATGKATSIQFGVSKTLNFGPEENY